From the genome of Ictalurus furcatus strain D&B chromosome 4, Billie_1.0, whole genome shotgun sequence, one region includes:
- the pard6a gene encoding partitioning defective 6 homolog alpha, with protein MSRNQRTPQKNTDSVVEVKSKFEAEYRRFALQRNGTVSFQEFYRLLQSVHHIPGVDVLLGYADVHGDLLPINNDDNFHKALSSANPLLRIIIQRRDVDEPVVFGTNSLQRRKKGLAGLRVTQQKNKSGLLISLPQDFRQISSIIDVDILPETHRRVRLHKHGTHKPLGFYIRDGVSVRVTSQGVEKVPGVFISRLVKGGLAESTGLLGVNDEILEVNGIDVAGKSLDQVTDMMVANSHNLIVTVKPANQRNNVMHRSSKTSAGNNSAGSGGSVLSQDSIPSPASQTVSQYSNSNSVMEGDSDEDDTDLIIESDNLPAYASHHLTNGNSIVSSLAAYGQRPLPQSVSLPSTSSMSSHNSSPNKTSSSQESMREDGNFITL; from the exons ATGTCGAGGAATCAGAGGACGCcgcagaaaaacacagacagtgtgGTCGAGGTGAAGAGCAAA TTTGAAGCAGAATACCGGCGATTTGCGCTACAGAGGAACGGCACAGTCAGCTTCCAGGAGTTCTACAGGCTGCTGCAGAGTGTGCACCACATTCCAGGAGTTGATGTGCTACTGGGCTATGCCGACGTCCATGGAGATCTGCTTCCCATCAACAATGATGACAATTTTCACAAAGCGCTGTCTTCTGCCAATCCTCTGCTGAGGATTATCATCCAGAGGAGAG ATGTGGACGAGCCTGTGGTCTTTGGTACAAACTCTctgcagagaagaaaaaagggccTGGCAGGTCTGCGTGTCACCCAACAGAAGAACAAATCAGGTCTGTTGATCAGCCTCCCACAGGACTTCCGCCAGATCTCTTCCATCATCGATGTGGACATCCTGCCTGAGACACACCGCCGTGTGCGCCTTCACAAGCATGGCACCCACAAACCCTTGGGCTTCTACATTCGCGATGGTGTGAGTGTCCGTGTCACATCACAAGGTGTGGAGAAAGTGCCTGGTGTCTTCATCTCACGTCTGGTTAAGGGCGGCCTGGCTGAGAGCACAGGATTGCTCGGGGTCAACGATGAGATACTGGAAGTCAACGGCATTGACGTGGCTGGCAAGTCACTGGACCAGGTTACAGACATGATGGTGGCCAACAGCCACAACCTGATTGTGACGGTCAAGCCAGCCAATCAGCGCAACAACGTGATGCACAGATCGAGCAAAACCTCAGCTGGCAACAACTCTGCAGGCTCTGGAGGATCCGTGCTTTCGCAGGATTCCATTCCTAGTCCTGCCTCTCAAACTGTTAGCCAATACAGTAACAGCAACAGCGTAATGGAAGGGGACAGCGATGAAGATGACACTGACCTCATAATTGAGAGTGATAACCTGCCTGCCTATGCGTCACATCATCTGACCAATGGAAATAGCATTGTTTCTTCACTGGCTGCTTATGGGCAGAGGCCTCTCCCCCAGAGCGTCTCATTGCCTAGTACCAGCTCTATGAGCTCGCACAACAGCAGCCCCAATAAGACAAGCAGCAGCCAAGAAAGCATGAGAGAGGACGGAAACTTCATCACGTTGTGA